From a single Tursiops truncatus isolate mTurTru1 chromosome 20, mTurTru1.mat.Y, whole genome shotgun sequence genomic region:
- the DNAI2 gene encoding dynein axonemal intermediate chain 2: MEIVYVYVKKRSEFGKHCNFSDRQAELNIDIPPNPELAKQFMERNPVDTGIQCSISMSEHEANTERFEMETRGVNHIEGGWPKDVNPLELEQTIRFRKKVEKDENYVNTIMQLGSVVEHCIKQNNAIDIYQEYFDDEDAVEVMEEAPSAKTVSVFRDPQEIKRTATHISLHPDGNRKLAVAYSCLNFQRAPEGMSNESYIWDLENPNRPEIVLKPSSPLVTLEYNPKDSHVLLAGCYNGQIACWDTRKGSLVAELSTIEFSHRDPVYGTIWLQSKTGTECFSASTDGQVMWWDVRKMSEPTEVVIMDITKKELLERALGATSLEFEATLPTKFMVGTEQGIVISCNRKAKTPAEKIVCTFSGHHGPIYALQRNPFYPKNFLTVGDWTARIWSEDSRESSIMWTKYHMAYLTDGAWSPVRPAVFFTTKMDGTLDIWDFVFKQCDPALSLKVCDEALFCLRVQDNGCFIACGSQLGTTTLLEVSNGLCTLQRNEKNMVSSIFERETRREKIMETRHREMRLKKKSKAEGRESYPSEEKPALNPEQLVTEAEEEFFNVIFTELKRREAEAMKEKPKPLKLPSLQTEDEVEGEEQGEEERDGEESPTLEGQP; this comes from the exons ATGGAGATTGTGTACGTATATGTCAAGAAGCGCAGCGAGTTCGGGAAGCATTGCAACTTCTCCGACCGCCAGGCAGAGCTGAACATCGACATACCGCCCAACCCTGAGCTGGCCAAGCAATTCATGGAGCGGAACCCCGTGGACACAGGCATCCAGTGCTCTATTAGCATGTCGGAACACGAG GCCAACACAGAGCGGTTTGAAATGGAGACCCGGGGGGTTAATCACATCGAGGGGGGCTGGCCCAAGGATGTGAACCCCCTGGAACTGGAGCAGACGATCCGCTTCCGGAAGAAGGTGGAGAAAGATGAGAACTACGTCAACACCATCATGCAGCTGGGCTCG GTCGTGGAGCACTGCATCAAGCAGAATAATGCCATTGACATCTACCAGGAGTATTTTGATGACGAGGATGCGGTGGAGGTGATGGAAGAGGCCCCTTCAGCTAAAACCGTCAGTGTTTTCAG GGATCCCCAGGAAATTAAGCGGACAGCCACACACATCTCCTTGCACCCCGATGGCAACAGGAAGTTGGCAGTGGCGTACTCTTGCTTGAATTTTCAACGGGCACCTGAGGGCATGAGCAACGAATCGTACATCTGGGACCTGG AAAACCCCAACAGGCCAGAAATTGTCCTAAAGCCGTCTTCTCCTCTTGTCACCTTGGAATACAACCCCAAAGATTCCCACGTGCTCCTGGCAGGCTGCTACAATGGGCAGATCG CCTGTTGGGACACCCGGAAGGGCAGCCTGGTGGCAGAGCTGTCCACCATCGAGTTCAGCCACCGAGACCCTGTTTACGGCACCATCTGGCTGCAGTCGAAGACGGGCACCGAGTGCTTCTCAGCGTCCACGGACGGGCAG GTCATGTGGTGGGACGTCCGGAAGATGAGCGAGCCCACCGAGGTCGTCATCATGGACATCACCAAAAAGGAACTGTTGGAGCGTGCCTTGGGGGCCACCTCCCTGGAGTTCGAGGCTACTCTG CCGACCAAGTTCATGGTGGGCACGGAGCAAGGCATCGTCATCTCCTGCAACCGCAAGGCCAAGACACCGGCTGAGAAGATCGTGTGCACCTTCTCGGGCCACCATGGCCCCATCTATGCCCTGCAGCGAAACCCGTTTTACCCGAAGAACTTTCTGACCGTCGGCGACTGGACCGCCCGCATCTGGTCAGAAGACAGCCGGGAGTCGTCCATCATGTGGACCAA GTACCACATGGCTTATCTCACTGATGGTGCCTGGAGCCCGGTGAGGCCAGCGGTTTTCTTCACCACCAAGATGGACGGGACCTTGGACATCTGGGACTTTGTGTTCAAGCAATGTGACCCCGCCCTCAGCCTGAAG GTGTGTGACGAGGCCCTCTTCTGCCTCCGGGTACAGGACAATGGATGTTTCATTGCCTGTGGCTCCCAGCTGGGGACAACCACGCTGCTGGAGGTCTCGAATGGGCTGTGCACCCTGCAGAGGAACGAGAAGAACATGGTTTCCTCG ATATTTGAGCGTGAGACCCGGCGGGAGAAGATCATGGAGACCAGGCACCGTGAGATGCGACTGAAGAAGAAGAGCAAGGCGGAGGGCAGGGAAAGCTACCCGAGCGAAGAGAAGCCTGCCTTGAACCCGGAGCAGCTGGTCACCGAGGCCGAGGAGGAGTTCTTCAATGTTATCTTCACGGAGCTGAAGAGGAGGGAGGCGGAAGCCATGAAGGAGAAGCCCAAGCCT